A genomic stretch from Leptotrichia sp. HSP-536 includes:
- a CDS encoding autotransporter-associated N-terminal domain-containing protein codes for MTNNLRKISQDLRVFAKKTKNFKYTDSTLITFLLSGMVSVTNNLFAAGDSKIESKKKVISTSIKNINQTFKKVKGENNKLLKKSNLELIQLMEQGDHVIKSPWNSWDSGTAYTYNDWSSSYNGRGNKEGNIIFQRDKTLGKYSYKNNLMSYGATKLALNSDAIENPVEIEVDASLRTIAVNKQAPTFRPTTPGGGLPPFDPLMVTPPVINPKNVNISQVPSAPPTDVAYQNVPNWTWGYNVDNPLQNNALIAQVEVLAGTFNNYFSGVGNPLKYNFSGAVENGAYTPSNNPGTGLPVAHLPASDAGESNDTAAFYALSGKVITLPNTMTVNVVGNSSSGELNSIYYMGNPSISGNTEAKLIHKANTNIYGNKIAVVNIDNVDSTGGITFVNSGNIIGHAQNGTFVDTSGTTLTGATPGNHIFGAYSYGTSESDKIENASDGSVIFYAPESVGWAYSASSISIQGIKRSSINNGKMQLFGKNSLGIATDNDTSSEQMAHADIQLNTPIEIYGDESVGASFLSEPDTSSNNFFNSKFNIQIGGSSLTSQDATYGDTKGDLKKVQNSVGLNFDFTVNNNGFTNLDINNYNVNLEKNSKNSIALRAGQAKLTFNDSATSGISVAGEDNVGYFSDGNSNNSLTYNNTANNFKVTGKNAILFAAKNGGTLKANQVLPLTASSISGEGFTLAYSEGSGSKVTLNAGVTGTINGKDAIQYYAKDSGKIVITESAVTQPLTSVNSVGTTVITDTSIGTPKVTISGENGVGFYAANGGEIEAENSFMKLSKGLVGLYSDGSTSKINLKNSILDYSGDGYSIYSGNNGKIDLRGTTIVLRGKSIGLQGSSLSDVTTNSNTRIVVMSNDAIPFEFKNKGTVNLTTIDTDLGISASGIQVINGESGTTTYTEYKKAFVDGVANYNINTSIDKSLATNISNESTDSFRFVKRYLIQRAVMNLLSGNNVTAHLNSSDLTKIGAKSVVGLDMSSSGSASSNNETQINVASGSSVSADRTDSGNGAVGLFINYGKINTSSGSTINVEQLTTNPNNDNAVGTYAVNGSEVNNQGTVNVGGNNSIGLLGLAYREDATTGIAKVNEFGGKPGEGTIKINNSGIVAMDGTEAYGIYVKNNNTLSTAATTLGINTGTGNLNLSGKKAIGMVADKGTLTNAAGGKINMTGQEQVGMYGNNSSILINNGEISLTASSTNIPSVGMYTADIATEITNNGKITGGNNNYGIFGTTVTLGSTGDISVGDTGVGVYSTEGNITLNTGSKITVGANEGVGVFTTGTNGRVITGNADMIIGNNSFGYVLKNTGATTLVTNSSPVTLGNDAKYIYSDNSDVNITNNVNLTSTGNNVYGIYSAGTIVNNANIDFGRGTGSVGIYAINGGTATNASGRIITVSGSNIAATPAEYGMGMATSNGTIINDGIIKVGLDNGIGMFASGSGSRAINNGTIELSGKNTKGMYVDDNAVGENWGIIKTVPTPNNDGILGVVATSGGVIKNYGQIIVDGINNKAGYLGTTGTFSNEINTITGTIGTVANTNGADGVVRKTSNPTSKTVAGIEIIAPQAAIAATIRVNGNVVIPTVINTNVSTPNPSVATVTSPDGTVTTIDLSSTRLGSIPSNEQAGTVGMYIDTSGVNYTHPIEGLNNLKRLQKVNLIFGNEAARYTDSKVIEVGDNIISPYNNMILSLASSNSGMKFALNAGSLTWFATATQNLSTGALGKVYLVKIPYTSFAKDKNMYNLLGGLEQRYGIEATGREKELFNKLNNLGKGEGHILSQAVDEMRGHQYSNIQQRINSTGNIMDKEFNNLQKGWRNSTKQTNKIQAFGIKDEYKTDTAGVHNYLSNAYGIAYVHENESIKLGRANGWYAGAVTNRFRFKDAGHSKEEQTMVKAGVFNTISPSKDHNGMLQWTISGDLFAGKNNMKRKFLVVDDVFEAKSSYSSYGVAVKNELGYNMRMSERAYLKPFGALKMEYGRFGDIKENSGQMKLEVKGNDYFSVKPEIGLQFKYIQPITAKAQLSLGFVAAYENELGKVHSGNQSRIRYTSTEWHNLEKEKEDRRGNGKFDLNVGVDNTRFGVTVNAGYDTKGNNVRGGIGFRAIY; via the coding sequence ATGACAAACAATCTTAGAAAAATATCACAGGATTTACGAGTATTTGCAAAAAAAACAAAAAATTTTAAATATACGGATTCTACACTGATTACATTTTTACTTAGTGGAATGGTTTCGGTTACAAACAATCTTTTTGCAGCAGGTGATTCAAAAATAGAAAGTAAAAAGAAGGTAATTTCAACTTCAATAAAAAATATAAATCAAACCTTTAAAAAGGTAAAAGGGGAAAATAATAAATTATTGAAAAAATCTAATTTGGAACTAATTCAGCTAATGGAACAAGGCGATCATGTTATAAAATCTCCGTGGAATAGCTGGGATTCTGGTACTGCTTACACTTATAATGATTGGAGCAGTTCTTATAACGGGCGTGGAAACAAAGAGGGAAACATAATTTTTCAAAGAGATAAAACATTAGGAAAATACTCTTATAAAAATAACTTGATGAGTTATGGAGCAACAAAATTGGCTTTAAATTCAGATGCTATCGAAAATCCAGTAGAAATTGAAGTAGATGCTTCTTTGAGAACAATAGCAGTAAATAAACAGGCTCCAACGTTTCGGCCAACAACACCAGGAGGAGGGCTGCCGCCATTTGATCCATTAATGGTAACACCGCCTGTTATTAATCCTAAAAATGTTAATATTAGCCAGGTTCCTTCAGCTCCTCCAACAGATGTGGCGTATCAGAATGTTCCAAACTGGACATGGGGTTATAATGTAGATAATCCTTTACAAAATAATGCTTTAATTGCTCAAGTGGAAGTGCTGGCAGGAACATTTAATAACTATTTTAGCGGAGTAGGAAATCCTCTTAAATATAATTTTAGTGGAGCTGTTGAGAATGGAGCGTATACTCCTTCAAATAATCCTGGAACAGGATTGCCTGTTGCACATTTACCAGCTTCTGATGCAGGAGAGAGTAATGACACAGCTGCTTTTTATGCTTTAAGTGGAAAAGTGATTACATTGCCTAATACAATGACAGTTAATGTAGTGGGTAATAGTAGTAGTGGGGAATTAAATTCAATTTATTATATGGGAAATCCATCGATTTCAGGAAATACTGAAGCTAAATTAATACATAAAGCAAATACTAATATTTATGGAAATAAAATAGCAGTAGTAAATATAGATAATGTAGATAGTACAGGCGGTATAACTTTTGTTAATAGTGGAAATATAATAGGACATGCACAAAATGGAACATTTGTTGATACTTCAGGTACAACGTTAACTGGAGCAACTCCAGGGAATCATATATTTGGAGCTTATTCTTATGGAACTTCAGAAAGTGATAAAATAGAAAATGCTTCTGATGGAAGTGTAATTTTCTATGCGCCAGAAAGTGTAGGATGGGCATACAGTGCAAGTAGTATTAGTATACAAGGAATAAAAAGAAGTTCAATTAACAATGGAAAAATGCAATTATTTGGTAAAAATAGTTTAGGGATAGCTACTGATAATGATACCTCCAGTGAACAAATGGCACATGCAGATATTCAGCTTAATACACCGATTGAAATATACGGAGATGAATCAGTAGGAGCAAGTTTCTTGTCAGAACCAGATACTAGCTCAAATAATTTTTTTAATTCAAAATTTAATATTCAAATTGGAGGATCTTCTTTAACTTCACAAGATGCTACTTATGGTGATACCAAAGGAGACCTAAAAAAAGTTCAAAATTCAGTTGGACTAAATTTTGATTTTACAGTTAATAATAATGGATTTACAAATTTAGATATAAATAATTATAATGTGAATTTAGAGAAAAATTCTAAAAATTCAATAGCTCTTAGAGCAGGACAAGCAAAACTTACGTTTAATGATTCAGCAACTAGTGGAATAAGTGTTGCTGGAGAAGATAATGTAGGATATTTCTCAGATGGAAATTCAAATAATAGTTTGACATATAACAATACTGCTAACAATTTTAAAGTGACTGGTAAAAATGCGATACTTTTTGCTGCCAAAAATGGGGGAACATTAAAAGCAAATCAAGTGTTACCATTAACAGCTTCATCAATTAGTGGAGAAGGGTTTACTTTGGCATATTCTGAAGGAAGCGGTTCGAAGGTTACTTTAAATGCGGGGGTAACAGGAACTATTAATGGAAAGGATGCTATTCAGTACTATGCAAAGGATAGTGGAAAAATAGTAATTACTGAATCAGCAGTTACTCAGCCATTAACTTCAGTAAATTCAGTAGGAACAACAGTTATAACTGACACATCGATTGGTACGCCAAAAGTAACAATTTCTGGAGAAAATGGTGTTGGATTTTATGCTGCTAATGGTGGAGAAATTGAAGCTGAGAATAGTTTTATGAAATTATCAAAAGGATTAGTTGGATTATATAGTGATGGTTCTACTAGTAAGATAAATTTGAAAAATTCTATTTTAGATTATTCAGGGGATGGATATTCTATCTATAGCGGAAATAATGGAAAGATTGATTTACGAGGAACCACAATTGTTTTAAGAGGAAAATCAATTGGGTTACAGGGTTCATCTTTATCTGATGTAACGACAAATTCAAACACGAGAATAGTAGTAATGTCTAATGATGCTATTCCTTTTGAATTTAAAAATAAGGGAACTGTTAATTTAACAACGATAGATACAGATTTAGGAATATCAGCTTCAGGAATACAAGTTATAAATGGTGAAAGTGGGACAACAACTTACACAGAGTACAAAAAGGCATTTGTAGATGGGGTTGCAAATTACAATATAAATACAAGTATAGATAAGAGTTTGGCGACAAATATATCAAATGAATCAACAGATTCATTTAGATTTGTAAAAAGATACTTGATACAACGTGCAGTAATGAATCTGCTTTCTGGAAACAATGTAACAGCACATTTGAATTCTTCTGATTTGACAAAAATAGGAGCAAAATCAGTAGTTGGACTTGATATGAGTTCAAGCGGCTCTGCAAGTTCAAACAATGAAACTCAGATAAATGTAGCTTCTGGATCGTCGGTATCAGCAGATAGGACAGATTCAGGAAATGGTGCAGTAGGGTTATTTATAAATTATGGTAAAATTAACACATCTTCGGGTTCTACAATAAATGTTGAACAATTGACAACGAATCCAAATAACGACAATGCTGTGGGTACTTATGCCGTAAATGGTTCGGAAGTAAATAACCAAGGAACAGTAAATGTTGGAGGAAATAATTCAATAGGATTATTAGGATTGGCATATAGAGAAGATGCAACTACTGGAATAGCAAAAGTAAATGAATTTGGTGGAAAGCCTGGTGAAGGAACGATAAAAATAAATAATTCAGGAATTGTTGCAATGGATGGAACGGAAGCCTATGGAATTTATGTGAAAAATAATAATACATTATCAACTGCAGCAACTACATTGGGAATTAATACAGGAACAGGAAATTTAAATTTATCAGGAAAGAAAGCTATAGGAATGGTGGCTGATAAAGGTACATTGACAAATGCCGCTGGTGGAAAAATTAATATGACAGGACAAGAACAAGTAGGAATGTATGGTAATAATTCCTCAATATTAATAAATAACGGAGAGATAAGTTTAACAGCTTCAAGTACAAATATTCCAAGTGTTGGGATGTACACAGCGGATATTGCAACAGAGATAACAAATAATGGGAAAATAACAGGTGGAAATAACAACTATGGAATTTTTGGTACAACTGTAACATTAGGTTCAACTGGAGACATAAGTGTTGGAGATACAGGAGTTGGTGTTTATTCTACAGAAGGAAATATTACACTAAATACAGGTTCTAAAATAACTGTAGGAGCAAACGAAGGAGTTGGAGTATTTACAACTGGAACAAATGGACGAGTGATTACCGGAAATGCAGATATGATTATTGGTAATAATTCATTTGGATATGTTTTGAAAAATACAGGAGCGACGACTTTAGTTACAAATTCTTCACCAGTAACATTGGGAAATGATGCTAAATATATTTATTCTGATAATAGTGATGTAAATATAACAAATAATGTGAATCTAACTTCAACAGGAAATAATGTTTACGGAATATATTCGGCAGGTACAATCGTAAATAATGCAAATATTGATTTTGGAAGAGGAACAGGAAGTGTTGGAATATATGCAATAAATGGTGGAACGGCAACTAATGCAAGTGGTAGAATAATTACCGTAAGTGGAAGTAATATTGCAGCAACGCCGGCTGAATATGGAATGGGAATGGCTACTTCAAATGGAACAATTATAAATGACGGTATAATTAAAGTAGGTTTAGATAATGGAATTGGAATGTTTGCTTCGGGAAGCGGCTCTAGGGCAATAAATAATGGAACTATAGAGTTAAGTGGTAAAAATACAAAAGGAATGTATGTTGATGATAACGCAGTAGGAGAGAACTGGGGAATAATAAAAACAGTACCGACACCAAATAATGATGGAATATTAGGAGTTGTTGCCACAAGTGGCGGAGTAATTAAAAACTACGGACAAATAATAGTTGACGGTATAAATAATAAAGCTGGCTATCTTGGAACAACAGGAACTTTTTCAAATGAAATTAACACTATAACAGGAACAATAGGAACTGTTGCGAATACGAATGGTGCAGATGGAGTTGTAAGAAAAACAAGCAATCCAACAAGCAAAACAGTGGCAGGTATAGAAATAATAGCACCACAAGCGGCAATAGCTGCTACAATAAGAGTGAATGGAAATGTTGTAATTCCAACAGTAATAAATACAAATGTCTCGACACCAAATCCTTCCGTTGCAACAGTGACTTCTCCAGATGGGACAGTGACAACTATAGATTTAAGCTCAACTAGATTAGGAAGTATTCCGTCAAATGAACAAGCTGGAACAGTTGGAATGTATATAGATACATCTGGAGTAAATTACACGCATCCAATTGAAGGATTAAATAATTTGAAAAGATTGCAAAAAGTTAATTTAATATTTGGTAACGAGGCGGCAAGATACACAGATAGCAAAGTTATAGAAGTTGGAGATAATATAATAAGTCCATATAATAATATGATATTATCATTAGCCTCTTCAAATAGTGGAATGAAATTTGCGTTAAATGCGGGAAGTTTGACTTGGTTTGCAACAGCAACACAAAATTTATCAACAGGTGCTCTAGGAAAAGTTTATTTGGTAAAAATTCCATATACATCATTTGCTAAAGATAAAAATATGTACAATTTATTAGGTGGATTAGAACAAAGATATGGTATAGAGGCTACTGGAAGGGAAAAAGAATTATTTAATAAATTGAATAATTTAGGAAAAGGTGAGGGACATATTCTATCACAAGCTGTAGATGAAATGCGAGGACATCAGTATTCAAATATTCAACAAAGAATAAATTCAACAGGAAATATAATGGATAAAGAATTTAACAATTTACAAAAAGGATGGAGAAATTCAACTAAACAAACTAATAAAATTCAAGCATTTGGAATAAAAGATGAGTATAAGACAGATACAGCTGGAGTTCATAATTATTTAAGTAATGCCTATGGAATCGCATATGTTCATGAAAATGAGAGTATTAAGCTAGGAAGGGCTAATGGATGGTATGCAGGGGCGGTAACTAATAGATTTAGATTTAAAGACGCAGGACATTCCAAAGAAGAGCAAACGATGGTAAAAGCAGGTGTATTTAATACAATCTCTCCATCCAAGGATCATAATGGAATGTTACAATGGACAATTTCGGGGGATTTATTTGCAGGGAAGAATAATATGAAACGTAAATTTTTGGTAGTTGATGATGTATTTGAAGCTAAATCAAGTTATTCTTCTTATGGAGTGGCCGTTAAAAATGAATTGGGATATAATATGAGAATGAGTGAAAGAGCATATTTGAAACCATTTGGAGCATTAAAAATGGAATACGGAAGATTTGGAGACATAAAAGAAAATAGTGGACAGATGAAATTAGAAGTTAAAGGAAATGACTATTTCTCTGTAAAACCAGAAATCGGACTACAATTTAAATATATTCAGCCAATTACAGCCAAAGCACAATTATCATTAGGATTTGTGGCAGCTTATGAAAATGAACTTGGAAAAGTGCATAGTGGAAATCAATCACGAATAAGATATACTTCGACAGAATGGCATAACTTGGAAAAAGAGAAAGAAGACAGACGCGGAAACGGTAAGTTTGATTTGAACGTAGGAGTGGATAACACAAGATTTGGAGTTACAGTAAATGCTGGATACGATACGAAAGGAAATAATGTAAGAGGTGGAATTGGATTTAGGGCTATTTACTAA